In Streptomyces sclerotialus, one genomic interval encodes:
- a CDS encoding WXG100 family type VII secretion target, translating into MAKDLDVTYEDMRAAAKKMNREKERIEEKLHDLKTYIDGLLEKGFVTRQASKKFGQDFDEFKQGMSKTNEGLDGLAQYLEKAADSFENLDAELGK; encoded by the coding sequence ATGGCTAAAGACCTCGATGTCACATATGAGGACATGCGGGCCGCCGCGAAGAAGATGAACCGCGAGAAGGAGCGCATCGAGGAGAAGCTCCACGACCTGAAGACCTACATCGACGGCCTGCTCGAGAAGGGCTTCGTCACCCGGCAGGCGTCGAAGAAGTTCGGCCAGGACTTCGACGAGTTCAAGCAGGGCATGTCGAAGACCAACGAGGGCCTCGACGGTCTCGCCCAGTACCTGGAGAAGGCGGCGGACTCCTTCGAGAACCTCGACGCGGAGCTCGGCAAGTAA
- a CDS encoding FtsK/SpoIIIE domain-containing protein has translation MRLKLTVVDPYTHASKDLVLDADPETRIDAVARELAARVRGAGAPGTFPGQPGPVLYVDNYQVDPAHTVTTSPLRDGAVVSLDDPSGTLPGEQSGVIEIRVAGGPDAGAVYRLGIGRYDIGSSPNCQLFINDPELPQRAMTLYVVSADDLRLAVHDGGQGVEQATGQPGGPDAAPRSGQSAFEVRVDGKPLEGQQLPVGSQLAIGNTLLDVDRYMPPDAALKWSDDGSGLDYNRPPRLRPPERTTKFRLPSPPKEYEARPLPWLMAASPLVMAVTMALVMGRSTYLLMAVFSPLIMIGNYFWDKKHGRKSHAKQVEEYEEHKARIERDAQEALVLERGDRRVDHPDPGTIWANATGPRTRLWERRRSDADHLLLRVGTGRLPSAVVLDDPEQDDHRRQVTWEIADTPVALHLGQLGVIGIAGPDETARSLARWTVAQAATLHSPLDVQFYVLTEAHAQQSWDWVRWLPHARPTAQDANVLIGNDAETVGARIGELTQILEARQKAAQENRGQAGFSDPDIVVVWDGSRRLRSMPGVVRLLQEGPAVSMYAICLDAEERFLPGECKGIVIAEPRNARHARHERQVGGGASDALEALRRAAEDEQKKKAAEAGRSRRKGKGKRKKKSPAAASAALTNTAAVMLSLDNQSGAPMPAMPTTAEQIDPSVLRLRVQQEGADKILGVRPDFVSPAWCARVARALAPLRDISGEATDSALPDSSRLLDVIGMEPPTANAVIARWQTGGQSTLAMVGESYDGPFGIDIRKDGPHGLIAGTTGSGKSELLQTIVAALAVANTPENMTFVLVDYKGGSAFKDCVNLPHTVGMVTDLDAHLVERALESLGAELHRREHILAQVGAKDIEDYQDLVRRNPGMAPLPRLLLVIDEFASMVRDLPDFVTGLVNIAQRGRSLGIHLMLATQRPSGVVSPEIRANTNLRIALRVTDGGESSDVIDSPEAGNISKNNPGRAYVRTGAASLIPFQSGRVGGRRPGTVDPMAIAPWTGELDWADLGRAALAKPAAAKSEEEEITDLKVLVDAVREANTYLQIPQQHSPWLPALAETLLPEDLPPVQGLGALPPAPYGIEDLPSSQARRAVAVDFATFGHLLIAGAPRSGRSQVLRTIAGSLARTLSCADVHLYGIDCGNGALNALSKLPHCGAVVSRNQSERAVRLVRRLSSEASRRQELLAQYGFADIGEQRAGSPEDQRLPHIVLLLDRWEGWMSSLGELEHGELTDELLTLMREGASVGIHLVITGDRQLLTGRIASLTEDKLGLRLADRTDFSMLGINSRKVPDEIPPGRAFRNETGTEIQFALLSEDATGQGQNAALVAIGEGAARRDAAVPRALRPFRVDSLPSRITFAEAWQHIDPTAATSRMWGLVGVGGDDLTAFGPDLAQGSPGFVIAGPAKSGRSTVLMNLARTFVGLGARLVVAAPRNSPLRELKGLEGVLAVFTGSDIEEDELQEAVATASVEHPIVILIDDGELLEDCDAEDEFKRLIATGSDRGIGIVIAGDEDDVCSGFSGWQVDLKKSKRGLLLSPQDTSSGELIGVRLTRSAVGGPVNPGKGLLHLGNGEAFTVTVPVG, from the coding sequence GTGCGTTTGAAGCTGACCGTCGTCGACCCCTATACGCACGCCAGCAAAGACCTCGTCCTCGACGCTGACCCGGAAACCCGAATCGACGCCGTCGCCCGGGAGTTGGCAGCCCGGGTGCGGGGCGCGGGCGCGCCCGGCACGTTCCCCGGACAGCCCGGTCCCGTGCTCTACGTCGACAACTACCAGGTCGACCCCGCCCACACCGTCACCACCTCCCCGCTGCGCGACGGTGCGGTGGTGAGCCTGGACGACCCCTCCGGCACACTGCCCGGCGAGCAGTCCGGTGTCATCGAGATCCGGGTGGCCGGCGGGCCCGACGCCGGTGCCGTGTACCGGCTCGGCATCGGCCGGTACGACATAGGCTCCAGCCCGAACTGCCAACTCTTCATCAACGACCCCGAGTTGCCGCAGCGAGCGATGACGCTCTACGTGGTCTCGGCGGACGACCTCCGCCTGGCCGTGCACGACGGCGGGCAGGGCGTCGAGCAGGCCACCGGACAGCCCGGCGGGCCGGATGCGGCGCCCCGAAGCGGGCAGTCCGCGTTCGAGGTGCGTGTCGACGGCAAGCCCCTCGAAGGGCAGCAACTGCCGGTCGGCTCCCAGCTCGCCATCGGCAACACCCTGCTCGACGTCGACCGTTACATGCCCCCGGACGCGGCCCTGAAGTGGTCCGACGACGGCTCAGGCCTCGACTACAACCGCCCGCCGCGGCTGCGCCCGCCGGAGCGCACCACCAAGTTCCGCCTGCCGTCGCCCCCGAAGGAGTACGAGGCGCGGCCGCTGCCCTGGCTGATGGCGGCGTCCCCGCTCGTCATGGCCGTCACCATGGCGCTGGTGATGGGGCGTTCGACGTACCTGCTGATGGCGGTCTTCAGCCCGCTGATCATGATCGGCAACTACTTCTGGGACAAGAAGCACGGCCGCAAGTCCCACGCCAAGCAGGTCGAGGAGTACGAGGAGCACAAGGCCCGGATCGAGCGCGACGCGCAGGAGGCGCTGGTCCTGGAGCGCGGTGACCGCCGCGTCGACCACCCGGACCCCGGCACCATCTGGGCCAACGCCACCGGCCCCCGCACCCGTCTGTGGGAGCGCCGCCGCAGCGACGCCGACCACCTGCTGCTGCGGGTGGGCACCGGCCGGCTGCCCTCCGCCGTCGTCCTCGACGACCCCGAGCAGGACGACCACCGCCGCCAGGTCACCTGGGAGATCGCCGACACCCCCGTCGCCCTGCACCTGGGGCAGCTCGGCGTGATCGGCATCGCGGGTCCCGACGAGACCGCGCGCAGCCTGGCGCGGTGGACGGTGGCGCAGGCGGCCACCCTGCACAGCCCGCTGGACGTGCAGTTCTACGTACTCACCGAGGCGCACGCGCAGCAGAGCTGGGACTGGGTCCGCTGGCTGCCGCACGCCCGCCCGACGGCGCAGGACGCCAACGTCCTCATCGGGAACGACGCCGAGACCGTCGGCGCCCGTATCGGCGAACTCACCCAGATCCTCGAAGCCCGGCAGAAGGCCGCCCAGGAGAACCGCGGTCAGGCCGGCTTCTCCGACCCCGACATCGTCGTCGTCTGGGACGGCTCGCGCCGGCTGCGCTCGATGCCCGGCGTCGTACGGCTGCTCCAGGAGGGCCCGGCCGTATCGATGTACGCGATCTGCCTGGACGCCGAGGAGCGCTTCCTGCCGGGCGAGTGCAAGGGCATCGTGATCGCGGAGCCGCGCAACGCCCGGCACGCCCGGCACGAGCGCCAGGTCGGCGGTGGCGCGAGCGACGCTCTCGAAGCGCTGCGGCGGGCCGCCGAGGACGAGCAGAAGAAGAAGGCGGCCGAGGCCGGCCGGTCGCGCCGCAAGGGGAAGGGCAAGCGGAAGAAGAAGTCGCCCGCGGCCGCCTCGGCGGCGCTGACCAACACCGCCGCCGTGATGCTCTCCCTCGACAACCAGAGCGGCGCCCCCATGCCCGCGATGCCGACCACTGCGGAGCAGATCGACCCCTCCGTGCTGCGGCTGCGCGTGCAGCAGGAGGGCGCGGACAAGATCCTCGGCGTACGGCCCGACTTCGTCTCGCCGGCCTGGTGCGCCCGGGTGGCCCGGGCGCTCGCCCCGCTGCGCGACATCAGCGGCGAGGCGACGGACAGCGCGCTGCCGGACTCCAGCCGGCTCCTCGACGTCATCGGGATGGAGCCGCCGACGGCCAACGCGGTGATCGCCCGCTGGCAGACCGGCGGGCAGTCCACGCTGGCCATGGTCGGTGAGTCGTACGACGGACCGTTCGGCATCGACATCCGCAAGGACGGGCCGCACGGCCTCATCGCGGGTACGACGGGTTCCGGCAAGTCCGAGCTGCTGCAGACGATCGTCGCCGCGCTGGCGGTGGCGAACACGCCGGAGAACATGACCTTCGTGCTCGTCGACTACAAGGGCGGCAGCGCGTTCAAGGACTGCGTCAACCTGCCGCACACCGTCGGCATGGTCACCGACCTCGACGCCCACCTCGTCGAGCGCGCCCTGGAGTCGCTCGGCGCCGAACTGCACCGCCGCGAGCACATCCTGGCCCAGGTCGGGGCGAAGGACATCGAGGACTACCAGGACCTGGTGCGCCGCAACCCCGGCATGGCACCGCTGCCCCGACTCCTCCTCGTCATCGACGAGTTCGCGTCCATGGTCCGCGACCTGCCGGACTTCGTCACCGGCCTCGTCAACATCGCCCAGCGCGGCCGCTCCCTCGGCATCCACCTGATGCTGGCCACCCAGCGGCCGTCCGGCGTGGTCTCGCCGGAGATCCGGGCCAACACCAACCTCCGTATCGCCCTGCGGGTCACCGACGGCGGCGAGTCGTCGGACGTCATCGACTCGCCCGAGGCCGGCAACATCTCCAAGAACAACCCGGGCCGCGCCTACGTGCGCACCGGCGCCGCCTCCCTCATCCCCTTCCAGTCCGGCCGCGTCGGCGGCCGCCGCCCCGGCACCGTCGACCCGATGGCCATCGCCCCGTGGACCGGGGAGCTGGACTGGGCCGACCTGGGCCGCGCCGCGCTGGCGAAGCCCGCGGCAGCCAAGAGCGAGGAAGAGGAGATCACCGACCTGAAGGTGCTGGTCGACGCCGTCCGCGAGGCCAACACGTACCTGCAGATCCCGCAGCAGCACAGCCCGTGGCTGCCGGCCCTCGCGGAGACCCTGCTCCCGGAGGACCTGCCGCCGGTGCAGGGGCTGGGCGCGCTGCCCCCGGCGCCGTACGGCATCGAGGACCTGCCCTCGAGCCAGGCCCGCCGCGCGGTCGCGGTCGACTTCGCGACCTTCGGCCACCTGCTCATCGCGGGCGCGCCGCGCAGCGGCCGCTCCCAGGTGCTGCGGACGATCGCGGGCTCCCTGGCCCGCACCCTCTCCTGCGCCGACGTCCACCTGTACGGCATCGACTGCGGCAACGGCGCGCTGAACGCCCTGTCCAAGCTGCCGCACTGCGGCGCGGTGGTGAGCCGCAACCAGAGCGAGCGGGCCGTCCGGCTGGTCCGCCGGCTCTCGTCGGAGGCGAGCAGGCGGCAGGAGCTCCTTGCCCAGTACGGCTTCGCGGACATCGGCGAGCAGCGCGCCGGGTCGCCGGAGGACCAGCGGCTGCCGCACATCGTGCTGCTCCTCGACCGCTGGGAGGGCTGGATGTCCTCGCTGGGCGAGCTGGAGCACGGCGAGCTGACCGACGAGCTGCTGACCCTGATGCGCGAGGGCGCGAGCGTCGGCATCCACCTGGTGATCACGGGCGACAGGCAGCTGCTGACCGGTCGCATCGCCTCGCTCACCGAGGACAAGCTCGGCCTGCGCCTCGCGGACCGTACCGACTTCTCGATGCTGGGCATCAACAGCCGCAAGGTGCCGGACGAGATCCCGCCGGGCCGCGCGTTCCGCAACGAGACCGGTACGGAGATCCAGTTCGCGCTGCTGAGCGAGGACGCCACCGGACAGGGGCAGAACGCGGCGCTCGTGGCCATCGGGGAGGGGGCGGCCCGCCGGGACGCGGCGGTGCCGCGGGCCCTGCGGCCGTTCCGGGTGGACTCGCTGCCCAGCCGCATCACCTTCGCCGAGGCGTGGCAGCACATCGACCCGACGGCGGCCACCTCGCGGATGTGGGGCCTGGTGGGCGTCGGCGGCGACGACCTGACGGCCTTCGGCCCGGACCTGGCACAGGGCTCGCCGGGCTTCGTGATCGCGGGCCCGGCGAAGTCGGGCCGCTCGACGGTGCTGATGAACCTGGCGCGTACGTTCGTGGGCCTCGGCGCCCGCCTGGTCGTCGCCGCCCCGCGGAACTCCCCGCTGCGTGAACTCAAGGGCCTCGAAGGCGTGCTGGCGGTCTTCACCGGCAGCGACATCGAGGAGGACGAACTCCAGGAGGCCGTGGCGACGGCGTCCGTCGAGCACCCGATCGTCATCCTGATCGACGACGGCGAGCTGCTGGAGGACTGCGACGCGGAGGACGAGTTCAAGCGCCTGATCGCGACGGGCTCCGACCGCGGCATCGGCATCGTCATCGCCGGCGACGAGGACGACGTCTGCTCGGGCTTCAGCGGCTGGCAGGTCGACCTCAAGAAGTCCAAGCGCGGCCTGCTGCTGTCCCCGCAGGACACCTCGAGCGGCGAACTGATCGGCGTCCGCCTGACCCGCAGCGCGGTAGGCGGCCCGGTGAACCCGGGCAAGGGCCTCCTGCACCTGGGCAACGGGGAGGCGTTCACGGTGACTGTGCCGGTGGGCTAA
- a CDS encoding enoyl-CoA hydratase/isomerase family protein, with the protein MAKRPVDWSPLAEQDPTPGDPHEIREEARRLEGIGETIREQSRKLREVGKGENLKGQYAEKLKEGADDLAGKLAKAEGRYDKVGGLLRKWADELEYAQGETSKARTQAMVDEKDEDALKDARARMDEAVANYHLAGVRIANQIRQALDDAVEDSLFDDVAGFVEEHADDFKLIGDLLSDLTAVLGTLAILSLPFPPLAAIFGTAALITGAGALAAHGLAKAGGADVSWLQIGLDAVGLLPGIGLFGKGVKVVGKVDNVAAKFGEGFAATKIPGRATKILAWGKDSKGLTGGIGKAGLLKIGGGSNKMYEIAHESSGLMSRMGGVAKAGYLDGQLLGSKGLNMIPGVNINPTGAGIAIDAGIKIAPKVLSIPQHVGEALFPGDQFQKSAAAH; encoded by the coding sequence GTGGCTAAGCGTCCGGTGGACTGGTCTCCGCTCGCTGAACAGGACCCGACTCCAGGTGACCCTCATGAGATAAGGGAGGAGGCTCGCCGACTCGAGGGCATCGGGGAGACCATCAGAGAGCAGTCGAGGAAGCTCCGCGAGGTCGGTAAGGGCGAAAACCTCAAGGGGCAATACGCCGAGAAGCTCAAAGAAGGCGCGGACGACCTTGCGGGAAAGCTCGCCAAGGCTGAGGGAAGGTACGACAAGGTAGGCGGTCTGCTCCGCAAATGGGCAGATGAACTGGAATATGCCCAAGGTGAGACGAGCAAGGCTCGCACCCAGGCCATGGTGGACGAGAAGGACGAGGACGCGCTGAAGGACGCCAGGGCTCGGATGGACGAGGCCGTGGCCAACTATCATCTCGCCGGCGTCAGAATCGCCAATCAAATTCGGCAGGCTCTCGACGACGCGGTCGAAGACAGCCTGTTCGATGACGTGGCCGGCTTCGTCGAGGAGCACGCCGACGACTTCAAGCTGATCGGCGACCTACTGAGCGACCTGACCGCGGTCCTGGGAACGCTGGCGATCCTCTCGCTCCCCTTCCCGCCCCTCGCGGCGATCTTCGGCACCGCCGCTCTCATCACGGGCGCGGGCGCGCTGGCGGCACACGGGCTGGCCAAGGCGGGCGGCGCCGACGTGAGCTGGCTGCAGATAGGGCTGGACGCGGTGGGGCTGCTGCCGGGGATCGGGCTGTTCGGCAAGGGCGTCAAGGTGGTCGGCAAGGTGGACAACGTGGCCGCCAAGTTCGGCGAGGGGTTCGCGGCCACGAAGATTCCAGGGCGGGCGACGAAGATCCTCGCCTGGGGTAAGGACTCGAAGGGTCTCACGGGCGGCATCGGTAAGGCAGGCCTGCTGAAGATCGGCGGCGGCTCCAACAAAATGTACGAGATTGCGCATGAGAGCAGTGGCCTGATGTCCCGCATGGGCGGTGTCGCCAAGGCCGGATATCTCGATGGTCAGCTCCTCGGATCCAAGGGGCTCAATATGATCCCAGGGGTGAATATCAACCCCACGGGTGCAGGAATTGCCATCGATGCGGGGATCAAGATAGCCCCCAAGGTTTTGAGTATCCCCCAGCATGTGGGGGAGGCCCTTTTCCCGGGTGACCAGTTCCAGAAGTCGGCTGCGGCCCACTGA